The following proteins are encoded in a genomic region of Triticum dicoccoides isolate Atlit2015 ecotype Zavitan chromosome 1B, WEW_v2.0, whole genome shotgun sequence:
- the LOC119350152 gene encoding uncharacterized protein LOC119350152 — translation MGSRLVALAVVAEAAKAELESADAELEKAKVVLEGHLEFLQPGVELASSRDSLSCYLAHHAWIPGDDNNNYYGVEATLVDVYGFNLQSGQLTAGGIWIASTGDGHPIPDNGIQIGWHRISFSLPLKETLMSASNYRETLAARAVRGRHGHPRARHESHGRARPESLAARTVVDAVAMPMLAAPARRPWSRTCSSKQQVAAEARTHEETSHAKGSPDKGCFNTVCPGFQKTLSSIAPGDVINPVSSTNDTKQYITVRVFKNYHMFLLKTSGNWHVHCGLNGSPKPVGYFPKSLLPAMIDRPVLLRFGGYAARKKPAPNPPMGNGYVPLSSTAALVSNLKLIDADGNDHIVNTGLPFYITSEECYPLSTVDSSRFFYGGPKK, via the exons ATGGGCAGCCGATTAGTCGCTCTAGCTGTGGTGGCGGAGGCTGCGAAGGCTGAGCTGGAGAGCGCCGATGCGGAACTGGAGAAGGCGAAG GTTGTACTTGAAGGTCACCTAGAATTTCTCCAGCCTGGTGTAGAGCTCGCATCAAGCCGAGATTCTCTAAGCTGTTAC tTGGCCCATCATGCATGGATTCCAGGCGATGATAATAATAATTATTATGGTGTAGAGGCTACACTAGTAGACGTTTATGGCTTTAATCTACAATCTGGCCAACTAACCGCGGGTGGCATCTGGATTGCCAGCACAGGAGATGGCCACCCAATTCCGGATAATGGAATTCAAATTGGATGGCAC AGGATTAGTTTTTCACTGCCACTCAAAGAAACTCTCAT GTCTGCTAGCAATTACCGGGAAACCCTGGCCGCGCGTGCCGTCAGGGGGCGCCATGGCCACCCCCGTGCTCGCCACGAGAGCCATGGCCGCGCCCGCCCGGAGTCCCTGGCCGCGCGCACCGTCGTGGATGCCGTGGCCATGCCCATGCTCGCCGCGCCCGCCAGGAGGCCCTGGTCGCGCACGTGCTCAAGCAAGCAGCAAGTGGCGGCGGAAGCAAGAACACACGAGGAGACGTCCCAT GCTAAAGGATCACCTGACAAGGGTTGCTTCAACACTGTTTGCCCTGGCTTTCAAAAGACATTATCAAGCATAGCTCCAGGTGATGTCATCAACCCAGTCTCAAGTACAAATGACACCAAACAGTATATCACAGTAAGGGTATTCAAG AACTACCATATGTTTCTACTCAAAACATCTGGCAATTGGCATGTACATTGTGGATTAAATGGTTCCCCAAAACCCGTTGGTTACTTTCCGAAATCCTTGCTTCCTGCAATGATAGATAGACCAGTTCTGCTTAGATTTGGTGGCTATGCAGCTCGCAAGAAACCAGCACCAAATCCTCCAATGGGCAATGGATATGTTCCATTGAGCAGTACTGCTGCATTGGTTAGTAACCTCAAGCTTATCGATGCCGATGGTAATGACCACATTGTCAACACGGGTCTGCCATTCTACATAACTAGTGAAGAATGTTATCCACTTTCTACTGTTGATTCCAGCCGTTTCTTCTATGGTGGACCTAAGAAATAA